AGGCGGCTTTCGACAAAACCATGCAGGAAGGTAAAGTGACCTTCTTCAGCCGTTCCAAGCAAAGGCTGTGGACGAAAGGAGAGGAGAGTGGCAATTTCCTGTACATGAAAGACGTTAAGGTAGACTGTGACAACGATACCCTGCTCATCAAAGCTGATCCCGTTGGGCCGGTTTGCCATACAGGCGCCGATACCTGCTGGAACGAGCAAAACACGGGAGACGACTTCCTGTTCAAACTCGAGCAGGTGATTAAAGACAGGATTGCGCAGCCTACGGAGGCTTCTTACACCGCAAAGCTGTTTGCGCGCGGTATCAATAAGATGGCCCAGAAAGTAGGTGAAGAAGCAGTGGAACTGGTGATTGAAGCAAAAGACAATAACGATCACCTGTTTTTGAACGAAGGCGCCGACCTGCTGTTCCATTACCTGATCTTATTGCAGGCCAAAGGGTTCAGCCTGGCGGATATCATTAAAGTGTTGAAAGAAAGGCATAAATAAACCTGGTAATGAAAAACCTCTTTTTATTTGTAGTATTACTGGCTTGCGCTGCAGGAGCGAATGCGCAGCAAACGATCAGCGGCAGCTTTAAAGGCGCCAACGGCAAAGTATTGTATCTTTTTGATGATACCGCCGACGGTCCACAGGATTCTGTAGTTATAAAAGAGGAGAAATTCCGGTTTGCCATTAAAAATAATCCGGAGGCGGAAATTTACGCACTCATTTATCCCGGCGTATCTACCCCGCTGTTCATGGCGCCGGGCAAAGACGCTTTGCAATTCGAGCTGGATACGGCACATTTTCCCCTGGCGAATG
This genomic interval from Chitinophaga horti contains the following:
- the hisIE gene encoding bifunctional phosphoribosyl-AMP cyclohydrolase/phosphoribosyl-ATP diphosphatase HisIE, which produces MQIDFKKSPDGLVPAIIQDVNTNKVLMLGYMDQAAFDKTMQEGKVTFFSRSKQRLWTKGEESGNFLYMKDVKVDCDNDTLLIKADPVGPVCHTGADTCWNEQNTGDDFLFKLEQVIKDRIAQPTEASYTAKLFARGINKMAQKVGEEAVELVIEAKDNNDHLFLNEGADLLFHYLILLQAKGFSLADIIKVLKERHK